A single genomic interval of Schistocerca americana isolate TAMUIC-IGC-003095 chromosome 2, iqSchAmer2.1, whole genome shotgun sequence harbors:
- the LOC124594082 gene encoding uncharacterized protein LOC124594082 has protein sequence MHYINSDWRLNKYVLMCSAFPDCPKTGSNIRNELEDGLETMGVSREDIAKITFVTDQGSNIVKALEVYQRLPCMAHSINTVLKHVLSEQFLKENVPNILAILNTVRATVSYFKRRGLCVRLNSSLKQWVSTRWNSYFDMLVSVHSQIDSVKAVLHNEGASDKMLGYDHHITGQLIEFLKPFKEATVDLESDKDPTLHLVLPWFYALKTHCTVRDNDEEDLKPLKQAADAFLEQKMCVSMLHKIATFMVANYRTLRKLTEDEKIEVYQAARHMCAEENMKVCADFDSVKLEQHQLSD, from the exons atgcattacataaattcagactggcgtttgaataaatatgtactaatgtgctctgcgtttcctgactgcccaaaaactggctcgaatattcgaaacgagttggaagatggcttagaaactatgggtgtttctcgtgaagacattgccaaaattacgtttgtcacagaccagggcagtaacattgtcaaagctctcgaagtatatcagcgtcttccatgcatggctcatagtataaacacagtcttgaaacatgttctgagcgaacagtttttgaaagaaaatgttccaaatatattagccattcttaatacagtgcgggctacggtttcgtacttcaagagaagaggtctctgtgtgagactgaactcatctttaaagcagtgggtttcaactcgttggaatagttattttgacatgcttgtatcagtccattctcagattgattcagtgaaggctgttttacataatgaaggtgcctctgataagatgctgggttatgaccaccatataactggccagcttatagaatttcttaagccgtttaaagaagccacagttgatctagagagtgacaaggatccaaccctacatttagttctaccgtggttttacgccttaaaaactcactgtaccgtacgggataacgatgaagag gacttgaaacctttgaaacaagccgctgatgccttcctagaacagaaaatgtgcgttagtatgttgcataaaattgcaacgtttatggtggctaactaccgcacattaagaaagttaaccgaggatgaaaaaattgaagtttaccaagcagcacgacatatgtgtgctgaag AAAATATGAAGGTTTGTGCTGATTTTGATTCTGTAAAGTTAGAGCAGCATCAGTTATCTGATTAG